CATTGTCCTCCAGAGCTGAGACAAGACAGCCACGAAGAGAGAATCCACCTACTGGCTTGTTATCTTcctgcaaggaaaaggaaacaaggcATAGCTGGAAAACATCATCATTTCCCAGAGCACATACATCACTTTTATGAAGTTGGAGACATAATAGTGGTTTTTCCAGGCATGAAACATCCATGTCACAAGAGAAATCAATTAGAACATGTAGTTAAAGGTATAGCTATATTTTTTCAGTCCCAAATGTTTCTCTAATGTAGCTGGGCATGGTGTAGATCAGTTAAAAGCACAAATGTAGGCAATCACACTTCAAATGTAAGTATGGTTTTATCAATAACAACATACtgaattatatatatttctgtaagTATTTAGCTTGCTGCTTTGCACTGAGACTGTATGGAAAAAATCTGGCTCTTTTCCCTAGTTGGCTGGCACTCTTGTTTCTTGCCTTCAGGTTCTGCAGTTTCAGCTTATAGCCTTACAAGGATAATTTGcagtggaaaaaacccccaaaaaccatgaaggaacagcaaacagaaaatgaacTGGCTCCATAAGTTCTTTTCACTGGTATGTTGTTTTTACTCTCTTCAAAAGTCACATAAAGCATTTCTATACACGTTCTTCTTGCAATCCCATTTGGCTTTGTGGTACCCTAAGTATCTGAGTTGCTCACATTGATTATTATATTCATGAACATAAATTCTACTTTTCATGAGAAAGTTTAAAACTGAGTAATAGAAATTCCTATACATACTTTGGCATTAAGAAGACCCCATTCAATGCTGGAATAAGGATGTAAAAAATCCCAGTACCAGTATGATCCTCAAACAGTAGGATTTCAGCCCAGAAAGATCACAACCCAGGAAGAAAGCCTGCAGGACCATGGTCCCAGACTGCGAGGGTACAGCAAGACAGCAATCCCAAGAagaggaagctgctgctctgctaaGGAAAAGGAATCTCACTGGGAAAAAGGACAGAAGATGCAGGGGTACAAAATCCTACATGGAGAACCTCCTAGGGTAAGGCCATTGAAATCTAATTCCTGGAAATGGATAGAGGAACCCAGAATGACAGAAACATTTACAGTGTAACTGTATCTTCACTGTAATATTTATGTTTCTAAAAGGAATTTCTGGAGATGGTAACTTCCCACTCACCTTGGTGGGATCATAGTAGTGCAAAAAAGCAGGATCAGCTctcaaaacaaattttctcaCCTTCCAGTTTTTCCTCTTGTGCCCCTGCAAAATGGAAGAATTAAAATTACTACTTCCTGAAATGACCATTTTCCTACAAGCTGAAGGGGAGACATAAATACCAAAACAAGAGGGTTTGGActcaacagagaaaaatatttcctaacaTCTTGGTAATTCCCATGACCTTCTGCTTATCTTTCTTCTTCATACATTGACAATTCCttcatctcttccttccctgtgctgggaactAAGAAAGCAGAGTGACAGGAACAAATAGTTATATCcctcattcctgcttttcatttcagattaaATATGGGTTTCAGATTAAAACCCCATGTTGTGTTCTCCAAAAGGGTTATGCCAGGTCCTTTTGCAGCTCTTTACTCTTTCAccacagccctgtcactgctgccaggcctgtgccaggccctgggAGCATCCCCTCTCCTGGAGGTTTGGTGCTGGGaccagggccagcccagggctggggctgctgggcgctgtccctggctgctgctgcccgtgggcaggagctcctgggcagctcttGTGTCCTGTGCTgatgggagctgccctggcagcctgtgggGATCCTGCAGCACCCTGCCAACCCTCatggagccctggcagctggaggagggagggtTGGGTTGGGAAGCATCTGGTGATCCAGTTTGCACAAAGGTAAGGGTGGGGCTCTGGGTACAAGGCTTCAGAATAAGAGTGTGGCCATGCAGTGCAGGTAGGATTCCTTCTGCAGGTGGCTGTGTTATGCTTTAAAAGAGTGATTTACTCTCATCTTATTCATATCAAGTGTTGGAAACTACATTTTGCAGACCAAGGGTCAAATCTTGGAAACAGTTATTGCCAACAGGTTCTTGTGCCCAAATACCATGTTTCACCACCACCAAAGCACCCATGTGTACATGATGACTGCCCACAGGTAAATGTCCACTTCATACAAAGGTCAAGCTACTCAGCTTAGAAATTTGTCTCTGGCCAGCCACACATCCTCACTGTTCACACCACCTGGGTGGGATAGGTTAAACCAAAGGAATGGTGGCTCTGCTTGGAAGTGGATCCTACCTCTGGTAGGATTTGGAGTTTGTGTGGCACTTCTACTTTTGATGCTGTTTTGTACTTTTCAGTATATGCTCAATATGTACAGAATATCCAATTAATCCTGCCTGAGCAAGTTCCATAGTTCACTTCTTTATAACTGGAAACTCTTAACTGCAAGACCTCAAGTACTGACAGACAAGTTAGTTCTGCTGGGCACATCCGTCCAGCCATCATTGTATAAGTCACATTTACTCTCTAAGAAACCTAGGAGCTGtactttttcttgtttcctggGGCAGGTTCCAAGACTATGCTTACCTGTTTCACTAAGAATCCTTGCTTCACAATTGTGCCACTTAATTCAGAGAGGTTAAAATGGACCTCTTCCTTGGAACTAGTATTTTTCTTACTGCTCTCAGCCTGCAAATAGGGAAAAGACAGTTccacttttaaatttaaacagaCTTTTAAGtagaaaattctgcattttattttccttagcTGTTTTTAGCTTGTATTTCATGAGTAAATTCTACTCCatagctctgctgctcagccttgTAGGACCAAGATTCATAGGCAACAAATTCCAGTTGTAAATCTGCACATGGTGGGTGTAAGTTCTGTGGCCTTGAGCTGTAGCACAACTACAGCACTGCCTCCAGTGCAtgcagacacagcactgcactCCAGGGACACACCTCTTTTAATGCCCAATTATGTAATTTGTAGATCCCTCCATATCCATGTAGCTATTTGGCTCCAGCAAAAGTGCCAGTGTTAGTACTACTAAAAGCCTagagctgctccttctgcagatTTACTTTCTGAGCCTGCACATTTGCCTTTTGTTGCAAGCTGTGCACCTGTACCCCAAACTGAGTGTGTGACGAGGGCACAGGAGGTGCCTGTGAAGGAGCTGCATCACTCACAAACATGTACAGAGCAGTGGAGTCGTCGAGGAACTTCTCAGAGGGGTCGCTGGAGCGCGTGGCCTCGGTGCTGCGGACCCCCACGGGCCTGAGGAAGTTCTCATCCATCAGCATGGATGCCAAGGTGACGGCCTCGAATCGTGACACAGCAAAGCTGTTGGAGATGAGCCAGTCCACCAGGGCAGAACCTGCAGGAAGAAAGGCAGCTGTCATACCAAGACAGTGTGCTCTTCTGAGGGTAGGCAGATGGTCTCCTGCCACACAGGTTTTCACTTGCAGAAGCATTTTAGCACCATCCCAAAGATTGTCAGAGAAATGCAAAGTTGACCAAAAAGTCTGGGGTTCTAAGTATACTTCCATACATCCAAAGAGCAAGAGAGAAAGATGTTGGAGAGCTTGGTTGCACTGCCAGGTTCCACTGGGCCAGAGCTTGTCCCACTATGAAGGCAGTACAGTAGCTCCCTTATCCCTGCAATGTGGCATATCAGATGTGAGGTGGCTCTTTGCCTGCCAGATGTACCTGTGAAGGTCTCTTTGTATCTGTTGCCTTGATCCAAATTGCGGGTCAGCTTAattccagtgctgctgtcatACATTCTCTCCACTATATTGCTGCAAATGAGAGCAGAGCACAACATCAGAGATGAGAGAGGCAGGCAGAAATAGTTGTATACTTTCTGTCAGTGCCAGGGGTGTCCTCATGATTACCCACATAAAGATGGGAGGTATTCTAGGCACTCCCCCAGAAGCACTGTCCTAAGTACATTCCAGGAAAACTTTATTCTCCCAATAGCAGCACTAAACAAGATGTTTCTTTCAATTCAGAGCACTGCAAACTGATCCATAGTCAGCCCAATTTACCTGTTCAACACAAATCAAATTAATGTAAGTCTTCTGTTTCTTAATCAGTCTCCATTTCCTCTTATTTAAGATGaagcaccccaaaaatcctagTCTGGATTCCAGATACCAGCTTTGAAAACTCAGCAACAGGGCACAAAGCCACTATGCAGTGCTTCCCTGATGTTACATCCTTTGAGGTAATACATCTCCCCAGGGAGAACATTTGCAGCTGACTAGGGAGGTCTTCAAGCCAGCAGTGAGGTGCCTGTGCAGAACCCACATACTCCCAAAAGATGATGGTCAGGAAAAAGTCCATTCCCTGTGCAAACCTAGGGCAGCCAGTTCAGGGGTTCATGGCCACACAGGAGCAGATCTGTGCAGAAAGGAGCTTCCCTTGGCCCTCCCTATCCATCAGCTCAGACACTTGGGAAACTACAGCAACAACAGAAGGAGAAATCATATACACTTACTGGAGGCTGATATTTTCTAGCAGTTTGAAAGAGTTCTTCATTCTGTGAAGTTCTTGTACCTGTACTGGATGACCAGCATGAATAGCTCCAGTGATGTCCAGAGCCCAAGAGTCACGTTCTTCCCTGGAGCAACATTCAAGGAAATAGTCTGTATTGGTTTTTGTCTTTAGTTTGATGAGTAGCTGTGGAGAAAGGACAAAGCAATAACATCATTTAGCTATTTCACTCCTcttgcattttgcttttgttaGCACTGGCCCAAGTGACACAAGTAAGTCTGACAGTGCGTCCCACCTGAGCAGTTCAGAGCAATTCTTGTTCAGAAGGATGGTGAGCACAAATCTGGGTTgtttttgatgggttttttgttgttatttgtttgttgtttgtgtttttttttttgtttggtgggattttttgttttgtttttcttttgggtaGTTTTTTTTTGGCCCTTCCATCCCCCTCAAATCCCTGGGTTTTCAGTTATTAACACGGTTTACATGGATGGagatcctggagaagagagcaGACCACACAGATGGCCCACACAGAGGAAATCTGCATTGCTGCTACCTGTGggagagcagaaaaacacagaaagaatgttttcttccaGAGTCCTCTTGCTGAAaactttccacagcagcaataTCCCATTGGTGAAGGAAAGGGAGTCTGAtctggctgcctgggagcacCCCATGGATACCCAGGCTTTAAGGCAACTACCACAGGtgatgtttccctttttccccaccCTCCTCAGGTTCTCTTGGGTTGTTCATGTCCTGTCTCTACACACTGTTGGGCTGATGCACTTACACTTTTTCTCCTCACTGTGTGTACAGGAGAAGTGGCTGGGattgtttttttgttaataGCTGACTCACATTTGGGCACACAATGAGGGATTCAGTGCTTGTCCCAGTTACATTGCTAGTGGCAGCTTGCTTTTGGCTGGGCCTAATTCTGGAAACACCCCAGTGGTATGGCTGCAGTAATCAAAGAagccaggaggagaggaaaagataGGAAGAAGTTAGAAAACGAGTGACATAGAGAAGAGATACAATTTTCCAGTCATACCGGTCGGTTCTCATATTCCAGGCATGGACAAGTAATAGTGCAGCCATCCAGAAGGATCCTGCCCTTTGGAGAAGGCTCCTTCTTGCCTCCTTCAATTTTGTAATACAGCAGCTTATCCTGGAGCAGAACAAACCATCTCACTTTCCAGTTCCGAACAACATGTCCCTGCAGGGGGAGAAATCCACATAACTGATCGTACCACAAGCACTGAGAAATGGCCACATTTTCTTCTTGGCTTCTTGTATGAAACAAAGCACAAGGAGTCATTGTGAGTCCTGTTCTCcctgaaatacaaattttaagtAACAAAATAGCACAGATCCATCACTATAAAATCATAGAGGGATAGAAAAATGCTGTGCTctttcttcagcctggagaacttTGCTGGCACAAATCGTTTCTCATAAAAGCTCACAGGAATTATCCCAAAGAGCTGTTGTAGGTGCACACCTGTCTGCTGACAGCACAGGCTAAATCCAAAATGTGAGAGCTCTTGGCAAccagctcctcctctctggTGACCCTGTGTGctgtctttttcattttgatgtgGTGCCAAGTAGTTTTGCAAGGGCTTTACTGGGTGAATTGGCTTTTTCTCACATCCCCCCTTACTGCTAATGAGAAGTTCATTTCAATCCCACCTGTCTCCAACCTCCTGGGCTAAAACATTCCCTGTGCTACTGGTTCCTGTAAAGGAAATATGCTTTTTGATGACAAAAGACTGAATGAAGGCTGCTGTTGAATGCCTCATGGATTATATAATACAGACAAATCCTCctatttttcctctgtaaacAGCCCCCAGCTCTTTTTATTCTGGTTAAAGGACAGCAAAGCCAGtgagggctggcactggcaggcTTAGTCCTGTCTGATGGTGTCTGGTCCAGCTTGGCTGTGCAAGAAGCTGACTTGTGTTCCTACAAGGGATGGAGCGTTACAGCCAGCAGGCAAAGCAGGGGGTAAAGGAAGCTCTGACACCTGGGATAGGGTGGGCATGGCTAGAAGAAAGAAACATGTAAGGTCCAGTTGTGGCATGAATCAAAGCTCATTAGTTCTCTGTAAATAAAGGGGAAACCCAGAAATCTCCAAGTAAAGGTGGAGTAACAAGTCTCTAAAATCCAGGGCACTGTAGTCTATACTAGTCTATTTCTAGTCTATACTAAATATAATTTATGTATCTCAGATTtgttctctccttctctttgtGTTCCTCAGgtcttttttttcacctgttgTAAAGTTGGCCATTTTTCCTGTATGTTCTTTGCTATGGCTCTATTCTTTCCTtctggaaaatgttcttttttctcGGGAGGTCACAttacctttttttatttatctttaccTAATTCCACAcattcattttatatttataatgcATTACAGTACATAATTCTGCTATTTAGAATGCATTTAGATAATCTCCTTGCTTCTCTTCTTATGAAAGCTCTGTTTTCATTACCTGATCCCATccctttgtccttttttctctgtggatCCCTGGTTCCCTTGTCCCTCAGTTTCCTTTAGTTGTCCCCTTTGTGCTCCTTCCTGCCAAGCTGTGTATTTGGGTGATGTTGCACAGACTGGCAGTCACAGCTCCATGTACTGCCAATCACCTATTCCTCTCACTCACTTGGTGCCTTGGCTTCCCATTTGAATTCAGTAGCCACTTAAGAGCCAAAAAGTACAGCTGTAGCCCTGAGAGGAGACTGGCAGCTGTGATGCTCTGCCCTTGTTGCAGAAGGCGGGATGGAGAATAGTCTCTTTTCCACACAGAACTTCATTTGGCCAGTGTCTGGCCAGGGAGCCCTGCCAGGAAAACTCCTGACCAGGATTACTTTCATGTTAGCACCAGAAACACTGCCACGTACTGCACAAAAGCATTTCCCTAGGCGTGGCAAAGCTTTGAACAAACCTCtcaatcacatttttttctatgaaatcAAGGATCATATTAATCATTGAGACAGGTTCTTGGTACTAAAAGCAGTTTTTGCCCCTTGCTAAATTGCCTCCTTTTGTTCCAGCAACGATTGACTTGGTCCTACAGGGAGAAGTATTGGGAAGGTTGAAATCTTTCAGCTCTTTTCACCACATTTTGGCTAGAATTTTCTAACAGCACTGCTTGAGGAGAATGGAAAAAATTAgttatttcaaaagcatttttaagtTTGCATTGCTTTGATCCCCTTCAAAAAGGGGATCAAAAAAAGTGGTCGTTTCTCCATTCTCTCACATGAAATGGGAAACTGCACAGACATGTCACTGAAGAAGGCACAAGCTATCCTAACCCACCCAAaacttctcctcctctccatcctcccatGGTGGCCCCCTGCTGCCGTGGGTGTGCTCCCTGAGCACAGAGGTGTGCGAGGTGCAGCCGTACTGGCTTTCCAACACCTGAGGAATCAATCCTGATGGCTAATTCACCTTCCTCTGCAGAAATGCCAGCATAGGGAAGCttgctgggggggggggggttggtaGGGAACAGCTGCAGTTCATGCAGCTCCCCTGGGAGGAACCTGCACAAGCCTGGAGGAGCTCCTttcccaggaggagcaggcaggagtcCCCGACCCAGCGCCCCGCGGGCTCGGCCcgctccctgcccaggagcagcttcatGTCGGAGCGGAGCCGGTCGGAGGGGAACAGAGCACTCACCCGCTTGACGAGGAATCCCTCCTTCAGCACTCCAGCTTCTTCCTCCATCGTGGCCGGCAGggaacagagcagagccccCGCCGAGAATCgcctgagccctggcagcctgtcCCTCTGCACATGATTTGTTTAAGAAAgctcattttttctttgctccCCTCCTCCAATGTGACGCACTCTCCCTcccctgtttttttcctccctccctacCTGTGAGACATTAGTTAAACAGCGAGCTGGCTCTAATGTTTTACCTGCCCTCGGGGAAGCAAAACAAAGGGATGTCTAAAAGAGATCTTGaaagaatttcacagaatttaGTAAAGCAAAAAACCACCACCGAGAGAGCCGTCCAAAATAAACAGCTAGAAAATGACAAATCAGGTATTGCATGGGAGGGGGAAGCAGAATTTTAAACCGCATCCCTCAAAACTTCAGACTAAACAACTACCACCTAAAATTTCTCATCTAACAAACCCATCTCTCAGGAGTTCTACAGATAAGCACAATTTGTAAGTGTAACATACAGAATGTTATGATTACAAGGAGATTTTACAAACCTTACAGTAACTTTTtgctgaaaatttattttcccaaagaaGCTCCAAAGCACCTGAGTCCACTCTACTTTCAGTGACCCTTTGGTATGTAAACCAAGATTCTCAACCTAATATTCTAAATCTCTACATAAGCAGGCTTTCAGTAAAGCAGCCTGATCCTTGAACACTGCAGTGACCTCTTGTACCTCCTGAATGCCTTGAAACAGAGTGCCTTTTGTGTCTAAAGACAATCTTAATGTTTATTGTATTTCTGAAGACTTTAGCCACTGTGACAAATCTGTTTAATATGAAGTAATATTTCAGAGagtgctgctgttctgaaaTAACAACCTTTGCTGTACTGTCAGCATTCCATGACTCTCACTAAAATTAAGGTGATGAatgtgggcagagctgtgggctgtgaTAAGAAATACAAGGTAGAGtacagcaaataaacaaaagcacTCGTTGCTATGTTAAGAGTCCAGAGGTCAGTAAGACTAAGTGACTCCAATATCAAGGGGCACACTTTCAtgcaccaaggaaaaggaacaaacaaataatttctttatacatttttataacTTTTAGCTAGGAATAGCAAGACACTGAAGAATTGAAACCAAAATTGTCCTGGAGACAACCCAGAGAAGAGTCCTGCAGAGGCCATAAGAATACAGTGGGTGACTAACCACTGCTGGAAGTTAGAAAAGTTGATTCTATATAAAGAGAAAACATGCTGGCTGagatttcaaaagcagaagttACCTGTGTAGCTCCTACTGTACCCCTTTTGACTCTTGGGAAAAGGCCGGCAGCTACCAGGCAACAGGCTCAGTAAGTCATATCCCAGTATGTTTGCTCTTCAGTCCCCCTAAGGTACAGTAACAGAACACTTGGAAAAGaactctgtgctgctggtaTATAATATCTTCAAAGTTATCAATGGAAAAttttgtagtttttaaaaatataattgtagccttaaataaagaaattaaccAAATGTTTTTTTGTTAGTTGAAAAAATAATCTCCATCTCTGTAATATATCTATAGATATTTGTAGATAAAAGCTGTATTCGGAAGCAgaatcttggaaaaaaaaaccctgataaagccagtaggaaaaaaaaatcagctcgCCATGTTTTGTACATCAGAATTAcactggaggggaaaaaaaccccaaaaactcgAGTCTAGGTTCACAAGAGACATTACTGCTGCATGCATTTCCTGGACATGCACTCTTTATATAATCAGCTTCAAGAATACAGTGTTCCACAGTTTGGTATTTGAGGTTTGACTTCACATTGTTCAGCTTGTTACTGCAGGCAATTTAGTCAAGGTGCTATTTCATGCTAGGGAGGACAGGTAGAAGCTTGCAGGGGGCTCTGGCTCAGACAGTGATCTCAGATTTGCCCCATAAGCAGTTCTCACTGAAGACCTGACAAGGTCCTTTTCTCCAGCATTCAGACCACCCACAACTCTGAAGACAGATCTTGGCAAAATTAACATTAGCAACAAAGAATTCTATTGTCAAACTGCTGGTGAAAGGTGAAACAAACCTTGATTCAGCTGGTCATTAAACAACAGGTTTTGTATCAACTACTTCTTATATAGAGCCTTCACTTCCTTCAATACCTCGACTCAAAAGTATTTCTTCAGTACTTTGGATATTTATGATACACACCCCTTCCTCCCTGTCTCATTCTGTAGTTAATCAAGGTTGAAAAACTGCCCCTGTACTGCTCCCTGAGGCTGAGTAAACACAGATCTTTCAGGGTCAGGTAGTATAAAATGAGTCAGTAGATCTGAGCTGTCGTATTCATGCAGGGGCCGGGAATGCAGGTTCTGGCATTGAACCCTTCCGGTGGAAAAGGCCATGCTTCGATCTGGATAAACTTAGGGAGCTCTACATCACATCTTCTGCGGGCCTTAAAACTCACTGCAGAGAAGAGCACTCATTTCCTCAGATAGGGTCCCATTTTAGAGTGCTTTCCACATCAGTGTAGTAttgtaacaaaaaaagaacagttG
The DNA window shown above is from Camarhynchus parvulus chromosome 5, STF_HiC, whole genome shotgun sequence and carries:
- the PLEK2 gene encoding pleckstrin-2 yields the protein MEEEAGVLKEGFLVKRGHVVRNWKVRWFVLLQDKLLYYKIEGGKKEPSPKGRILLDGCTITCPCLEYENRPLLIKLKTKTNTDYFLECCSREERDSWALDITGAIHAGHPVQVQELHRMKNSFKLLENISLHNIVERMYDSSTGIKLTRNLDQGNRYKETFTGSALVDWLISNSFAVSRFEAVTLASMLMDENFLRPVGVRSTEATRSSDPSEKFLDDSTALYMFAESSKKNTSSKEEVHFNLSELSGTIVKQGFLVKQGHKRKNWKVRKFVLRADPAFLHYYDPTKEDNKPVGGFSLRGCLVSALEDNGVPAGVKGNVQGNLFKIITKNDIHYYIQASSKAERVQWIEAIKPLT